CGTACATATCGGGAATAATAACGGTACCTTTTTCGCGCAGGATGTCATCGGCACCCGCCGTGATCGGACCATTCGCAGCCTCAATAATGAGGGGCGCTTTGATGTTGGCTGCGTTACTAAGGTTAATCACACCTTCAAGCGCTGCGGGGATCAGGATATCGCACTTTTGCTCAAGCACGGCGGCGCCGTTTTCAACATAAGTGGCGTTCGGATAATCTTTCACGCCACCATGTTTTGCAATCCAGTCGCGGACACCTTCAACGTCGAGACCACCGTCATCCGTCAGCGCACCATCGCGTTCAATAATGCCGGTGACGATGCATCCATCCTCTTCCTTAAGGAATGAAGCGGCATGATATCCCACGTTGCCAAGGCCTTGCACGACCACACGCTTGCCATCCAGTGTGCCGCTTAACCCTGCAATTTTGACATCTTCAGGGTGGCGGAAGAATTCCTGTAGCGCATACTGCACACCGCGCCCTGTTGCTTCGACACGGCCTTGGATGCCGCCCGCGTGGGTTGGCTTACCGGTTACGCAGGCTGCCGCATTAATATCTGTGGTGTTCATGCGGCGATATTGGTCCGCAATCCACGCCATTTCACGTTCGCCTGTTCCCATATCCGGTGCGGGGACGTTTTGGGACGGATGGATCAAATCGCGTTTCGCCAATTCATACGCGAAACGGCGGGTGATCCGCTCAAGCTCGTCTTCTTCCCACATGCGTGGATCAATACACAACCCGCCTTTGGACCCACCAAACGGTGTTTCCACAAGGGCACATTTATAGGTCATAAGCGCCGCCAGCGCCTCAACCTCGTTTTGGTTAACGCCAAGCGAGTACCGAATGCCCCCTTTCACGGGTTCCATATGTTCGGAATGGACTGACCGGTACCCAGTGAACGTCTCAATCTTACCGCGCAATCGCACCCCAAATCGAACCGTATAGGTGGCATTACAAACGCGAATTTTCTCTTCCAAACCGGGTGGCAGATCCATCAAAGCGACCGCGCGGTTAAACATGATATCAACGCTGTCACGGAAGGATGGTTCTTTGATAACTGGGCTTGAAGTGCTCATTGGTCGGTCCTCTCAAGACTAATTCCAGCCCCTCCTAAGCGACAGACTTTGCCGAGTTATTAAGGGGCGCACATTATTGATGAATCCGAGTTAAACATGATTCGATGCATCCGTGTGGGATAGTTTTGCCACATTCACGAAACAGGACTTATCCACAGTATCCTGATCAATGTGGCGCATTCTTCCCGCTATGCGATTGAGAATCGGGTTATTGTCCTCGACTACAGAACAATTCCCATGGTCCGGCATGTTTGTCGCGAAAAGGACGGGTGGTGAACACTTTCCCGCCCAATTTCGCCCTAATTTCGCCACCCCCAAATGTTTTAAGCACGATCGAGAGTAAGGCTGAGTCCGTTCGCAATTGTACTGCGCGAGTAGCCGAGGAAGGTTAATATGACACTGAAGATGAAAAATTTACGCTCCGATAATACGTCCCCACGGGACCTCTTTCGGATGTTGCGTCGTGATGAAGATGGGTCGATTATCATCTTCTCTCTCATGATGTTTGTCTTGATCTTGTGGTTCGGCGGCATGGCTGTCGACCTGATGCGTTTCGAAACTACACGCACCAAACTTCAAGGTACGCTTGACCGCGCTGTGCTAGCAGCCGCGGACCTTGATCAAACCTTACCTCCAGCAGAAGTCTGCGCCGATTATTTCGCGAAAGCAGGCATGTCCCAATTCCTCGACACTTGTATCGTTGATCAAGGCATCAACTACCGTGTCGTCACCGCCGTCGCGGATGCTGAAATGCCGCTATTCTTCTATGACCTGCCATCGGTTTTCTCTTCTCCGTTCTCGGCCGAGCTTTCGTCGTTAACCGTTTCAGGCACGTCGACTGCCGAAGAGCGTGTAACAGATGTTGAGGTCTCGCTTGTTTTGGACGTTTCCGGTTCCATGAACAGCAACAGCCGTATCCAAAACCTTCGTCCAGCTGCGCGTGACTTTGTAACCACCGTTCTGTCGAACAACACCAACGCACCACAAGGTCTGATCACAATCTCGATCGTACCTTACTCTGCTGTTGTTAATCCAGGCACGCTGATTGAGCCGTACTTGAACATTAATCGTAGCCATGATGAATCCGCGTGTTTGCTGTTTGATGATGACGAATTCGAAACCACTGAGCTGGATCTTTCGGCAACCTACGATCACGTCTCACACTTTGACCCGAGCTGGTACAGCGACTCCAACTCCGCATCAGATGGCGATAACCTTATCAAATACCCTTGGTGCCACGTTGGCGACCACAATGCCATTATTCCGCACACCACAAACGAAAGCGATCTGCACGACGCAATTGATGACCTTGAACCATATGGCAACACAGCCATTGATATGGGTGTTAAGTGGGCTGCGGCCCTGCTGGATCCAAGCACGAACGCAATTATTTCTGGTCTTGCAGGCCAGGCCGGAACCGGCGTTCCAGCAATCGCATCGCCCCGTCCGGAAGAATTCGGGCAATCTGACATTCTGAAAGTCATCGTTGTGATGACCGATGGCCAGAACACGACCCAGTATGACTTGGTTCCAACAATGAAATGGGACTTGTCCCGAATCTGGTTTGACCGTTCCCCATCGGGATCTGGCTCTCCGATCGATCTCGAGGAAGTCGATTACTACAGCACGTCCGTTCAGTACGCAGGTGAAAACACGACTAGTCGCACCGATGATTACTTTTATTGGGATATCTCGAGTTCGACGATCTCCCGTAGCCAGCGTTACCCACGTGGCTTTGCTAATCGCGATGCCTACCTGAATTCGGGTACAATTGCGGAATATGACGGTATTGGCTCCGGTACGATGTATGACGACAACATGTTTAATGCCAGCTGGTCTGACATGATGGCAATTCGTGTTTACAACCAAATCGACCGTGACTGGTTACGCCGCGCGTATATCCATGAGTACATTTCTTATAACGAGTATAAGGAACCTGAATGGGGGATCGACACCGGTATCGTTAACTCCACGGAAGCCAATGCCCGCCTATCAGATATTTGTGAGGCGGCCCGCGACGAAGGCATCGTGATCTATACAGTTGCATTTGAGGCGCCATCCAATGGTCAAACTGCCCTACGCGACTGTGCGAGCACGCCAAGCCACTACTTTGATGTGCAAGGCTCAGATATCTCTGACGCATTCGCCGCGATCGCTACAAACATTCGCAACTTGAAGCTGACCCAGTAAGGAAACCGGAATGATTTTCGCAATCAAATCTATCGCACGTTTCTTACGTTTGTTCCGCAAGGAAGAAGATGGCAGTGAATCTGTTGAGTTTGCTCTGATCTTTCTTCCGTTCATCCTGATCCCAGTGTCCGGATTTGAACTTGGCCTGCTCATGACCCGTCATGTGATGGTCGAACGTGGGCTGACGATGGCGGTTCGTGAAGTCTCTTTGAACACGGGCATTCCCTTCACCGATACCCAGGTGAAAACCATGATCTGCAACTCAGCGGGGATTATTCCGAACTGTATGACCAATCTGCGCCTTGAGATGCGCAACATTGACCTACGTTACACGGGTACCGCCGCTACGAACGAGATCCCTCGTACGGCCTCCTGCACCGATCTGGAAAGCCCAGATCAGGCACCGCGGAACTATACCAATGGTCAAGCAAACGAATTGATGATCGTACGCGCCTGCGGCTTGTTTTCCCCGATGCTGCCTGAATTCGGATTGGGTTATTTTCTGTCCCGCATCCGCGGCGATGGCTACTACCCACTCGTGGCGTCGACAGCCTTTGTGATGGAGCCTGTATAATGCTGACATTCATCAAATCGAAACTGCGCCGCTTCCGGCGTGAAGAAGAAGGCGCGATGGTTGTCGAAGCGATGATCATGTTCCCGACACTGTTTGCCTGCGTTATCGCAACGTTCGTTTTCTTTGACGCGTTTCGCAACCAGTCCATCAATTTGAAAGCGGCTTACACGATTTCAGATGCGCTAAGTCGCGAAGACCAAGGTATTACCAACACGTTCATCACCAACACTTGGCTCGTCCACCGCTTTTTAACCAACTCTGAAGCACTGACGAAGCTGCGCGTGACACTCGTCAAATACGTTGATGACACGGATGATGAGGTCGACAATGGCGAACATATTGCGGTTTGGTCAGTCGAAAAGGGTGGTGCGGGCACGCTCACCGACGCGGAAGTGCAAATGATGAACGCAAATAACGAAATCCCAGTCATGCCTGACGGCGAAACACTGATCCTCGTTCAGACTTGGGTCGACTATGAGCCGAACTTCAGCATTGGTCTGGGGGCTTTCACATTCGAAAACACTATCTTCACCCGTCCACGTGCTGCGGCGAATGGAGTTTGCTATGACCATAACGGTGTCCCGGATGGCGATGACATTTGTCCAGTCGGTGGTGCTTAGTCTTTCTCGAAACGACGCGAGACGATCCGCAACGCAATTTGTTCGGCCATGTATTTGGCCGGACCGGACGCCGTAGCCCCCCCAACACCAACCCGCGTCGAAAACCGCCACCAAAGCCCAGGCGCCCAAACACGCGACTGGGGGTTATGCAGGCGCAAAATGAAGCCGTTTGATGGCTTGAACGCGAACGCCCCCCGATCAATAGACTTGATATTGGACAGTTCGGCCAAAACTTGGCCAGACGTATCGCGCAGCTCTCGCTCGGTGAGAACAAGCCCAAGTAATGTCGCGCGGCGCAACCTCTCCGCGACGACAAGCGCCCCCGCGCCTAGCAAAATCAAGAAGATCTGCCATCCAAATGCGGGCGGCTCCATAAACGCCAGCAAGATCAACATGGCCCCTAGTACGAAAACCGCCCCATAGGCGAAAAGCCTGCGCAGTGCCGACGCTTGAATAGTGGCGATAACTTCGTCGTCTTTAGCGTTTTGCATGTCAGCCCCTTTGTTCGTGCTTTCCTCTAGCCAACAAAGAGAGGCATGAAAAGCGCCTAGCGGGGCGGCGTTACCTCATATCCAGGTTCTTCGGCTTCATCATCGACCATTTCTGCCGGAAATCCGGGGGCCGTGATGTCTAGCCCAGTGGCTTCTTCGAGGCGTTTGATGATGTCATCGGATTGGGCATCAAACCCGTACCGATTGATACCTTCTTCAAAGATTTTCACCATCATCGGGCTGATTTCCAAAGGCACATCATTGTCTTCGGCAATCTGCTGAAATAGCCCGATATCCTTTTTAACAAGCCCCATCGAGAACCCGATATCGCGGCTACCGTTCAAAATGACTTGGCTTTCGGTTTCATGCACAAACGACGTACCGCTTGAAATCTTGATCGCCTCATAGGTCGTTGCCAAATCCATTCCAGCCGCCTTCATTGTGACCATCGCTTCACAAACCGTCAGCAGGTTCGCCGTCGCCAAATAATTCGTCATCACCTTTAGCGTGCTGGCCGTCCCAACGTCGCCTGTGTGCAATACTCGCCGACCAAGCGTCGTCAAAATCGGGAGGACCTTTTCAAACGTGGCGCGGTCACACCCTGCAAAAATCGAAATGTTGCCAGTATCAGCGCGATGACAACCTCCGGAGACAGGACAATCCACCGCAAAACCGCCCCGTTCAGTTACGGCAGCAGCATGACGTTTGAGCTCCTCCGCATCTGTCGTCGACATTTCCAACCAGATTTTGCCAGCAGTAACACTCGGCATCATCGCCTCAACGACGGCGGCACAGGCATTGGGAGATGGAAGGCACGTGATCACCACATCGCACTCATCCATCAATTGCGCTGGCGATCCGCCGTCCCGTGCGCCACGTGCCACAAATCCGGCCACGGCCTCGGCGTCTAAATCATGCACCGCCAAATCGAACCCATTGCGCAAAACAGATCCTGCCAGTTTCCCACCAACGGACCCAAGCCCTACAAATCCAACTTTCATAAATCTCTCCTGTTTGGAAAAACCTCGCCGTATGCATCCGACACGTCTGTTTCATTCACGACACGTCTTGCTTTTGTTTCGTAAAGATCCCCGCCGGAGGCTCCAACACATCCAAATTGCACAGCATTCCTTGCTGACCACGCGACCTGCATCTATGGTCGCGGCAACTCCGAATGGACACAAAACATGCGCTTCGCCCTCGCCCTTTTTGCTCTGCTTGCTGCACTGCCATCTTGCACCGAATTTCCGGAGCTTGATTCAACGGTGTCGTCAGAAGTTGCCAATGCCCCCTACCCTGAACTTGTACCGCTCGCGCCGCTCCTTGCGCAGGCAAACACAAGCACGGGCGCGGCAGAAATCGCCAATACAAACATCGATTCCCGTCTTTCCAACTTACGCGCACGCGCTGCACGTTTACGTGGCCCCGTCATTCCAGCCGCTATACGGGCACGCATGCTGCGCGGCGTGCGTTGAAGTCCTGCGGTCAACGCGCTAACACCCGCCTAAATCTAATCTAAGGATCATCCGTCATGACCACCCCCCTTCGTCTCGGCATTGCTGGCCTCGGAACCGTTGGTGTGGGCGTTGTCCGCATCATCCGCAAACAAGCGGACCTGCTTGAGGCCCGCACCGGTCGCAAAATCACCATTTCCGCCGTGTCCGCACGATCCAAAGACAAGGACCGTGGCGTTCCATTAGCGGATTACGCTTGGGAAGATGACCCCGTCGCACTGGCGAAGCGTGACGATGTAGATGTGTTCGTTGAACTGATGGGGGGCGACGAAGGCCCTGCCAAAGACGCAACCGAAGCCGCGATCAGAGCTGGCAAAGACGTGGTTACCGCCAATAAGGCCATGCTTGCCCATCACGGGCAAGAACTGGCCGAAGCGGCCGAAAACGCCGGTTTGGTCATTCGCTATGAAGCCGCCGTCGCAGGTGGCATTCCGGTGATGAAAGCCCTGACCGAAGGTCTGGCTGGCAATGAGATCACCCGCGTTATGGGCGTTATGAACGGCACCTGTAACTACATCCTCACGCAAATGCAGGCGACGCGCCAAGGCTACAACGCGTTGTTTGATGAGGCCGACAAACTCGGCTACCTCGAAGCAGATCCGAACCTCGATGTGGGCGGCATCGATGCGGGCCACAAACTCGCGCTTCTGTCATCTGTTGCGTTCGGCACGCAGGTCGATTTCGACGCGGTTGAACTTGAAGGCATCCAAGCGATCACACTTGAAGACATCGACGCAGCGGCCGATATGGGTTTCCGCATTAAATTGCTCGGCGTTGCGCAGATGACTGGTCGTGGTCTTGAGCAACGCATGTCCCCTTGTCTGGTGCCAGACCAATCCCCGCTCGGCCAACTTGAGGGCGGCACCAACATGGTCGTCATTGAAGGCGATTCCGTGGGCCAAATCGTGCTACGTGGTGCAGGTGCTGGCGAAGGTCCAACTGCAAGCGCGGTCATGTCCGACATCATCGATATCGCCCGTGGCTTGCGCCTGAACACATTTGGGCAACCCGCCACAACATTGCGCAAAGCACGTCCCGCGAAGGCGGCGGTTCCTGCGCCGTACTATCTGCGTATGCAGTTGGTCGACAAACCTGGCGCGCTTGCTAAGGTCGCCGCAGTCTTGGGCGACGCAGGCGTTTCGATTGATCGGATGCGTCAGTACGGACACCAAGATACCTCCGCTCCTGTGCTGATCGTGACCCACAAAGTGACGCGCACAGCCCTCGACGAAGCACTTGCCGCGATGACCAATACATCCGTGGTTCAGGGTGATCCTGTCGCCATCCGCATCGAAGATGTTGGCTAGTTAACTTCGGACGACCTGCTAGGGTGAAGTCATGAACCCTGACGTCACCAGCAACATTTCACTTTACCGCTGGTCACGTTTCCTGCGCAGTCTGACCTTTTGGCAGGCCGTCTGGTTTCTATATTTCCAAGACATCCTGTCTGGCGCACAAGCGATCTTGCTTTATGTCGTGCTCGACGTGGCGGTCACGACCCTCGAAGTGCCCTCGGGCTACATGTCCGACCGCCTTGGGCGTCGAAAAACCCTGATCGCCAGCGCTATTGTGACCCTAATTGGCGTCACGCTTCTTGGTTTTGGCAGCAGCTTTGCAACCTTCGCAGCGGCGCAAATCCTGATCGGTGCAGGCAGTGCGTTTTCAAGTGGCACAGACGAAGCAATGCTCTATGAAAGCCTTGCTGCGACGGGTCGTGAGGACGAAATCGAAGCGCAGGAAGTCATCGCGTGGCGCTATTCGTTCATCGGCCTCGCGCTATCAGCTGTCACAGGTGGTGCGCTTGCGTTGCTTGATCCGCGCCTGCCGTTCATAGCCACGGGTGTCGCAATGGCGGGCTTGCTTTGGGTGACGTGGCGATTTGTCGAACCTCCACGCACCACTGATATGGCGGAAGGGTCTGAATTGCTGCGCCTTTCGCATTTGGGTTCTAACTTTCGCAACCCAGTCTTGCTGTGGTTCTTCGCCCTAACCGTCCTGATGTATTGCTTCAGTCATTTGCCCTTTGTGTTTGGGCAGCCCTTTATCCTTGAAGCATTGAATGATGTCGGCCTCGCCAGCAGCGCGCCCTTGGTCAGTGGATTAATCACAGCGTTGATGATGGGTATTTCCGTCGCTGTTTCCTTGTTTGCACTACAGCTGCGCAACCGCCTTGGCCTGCCACTGCTACTTCTCGGTGCGTTCGGTCTGCAAATCGCAATTAGCGGTGTTATGGCCCTGACTGAAAGCGCGGTGGTGCTTGTTTTCCTCCTGTTACGCATGGTGCCGGACGCCCTATCCCGCCCGTTCATCCTTGGCCGCATTCAACCGCTGTTGTCAGACGACAGCCGCGCGACATGGTTGTCCCTCAAAAGCTTTGTTGGTCGTCTGGTCTTTGCAGTGGCCCTCTCCGCTGGTGCGGTATCGACCACAGATGCCGGATTGATGCCCTACGCTGACATCGCACGAATTCTGACCATAGCAACGTTGATTGGAATGGTCGCGATCGCGTTGCTTGCCCTAAGTTCGCGTAGAATCGCGGTGGCAGCACCAAAAGTTTCAGACTGTTAGCGCACACAGTCTTGTAGCTCTCCTGTTCAAGGCGATAGGTCGGGGTAACTCAACAAAGGATCTCCTCATGGCTTCCCTCGACTTCAACGATCGTATGCTTTCATTGGGCCTTGCCCGCGTATCTGAGGCCGCGGCTCTTGCCAGCGCGACCCTGATCGGGCGTGGAGATGAAAAAGCCGCAGACCAAGCGGCTGTGAACGCGATGCGTGAACAACTTAACAAATTGGACATCGAAGGCGTTGTTGTGATCGGTGAAGGTGAACGCGACGAAGCGCCAATGCTGTTCATCGGTGAAGAGGTTGGGTCCGGCAAAGGACCGGGTGTTGATATCGCACTTGATCCGCTGGAAGGCACAACGCTGACAGCCAAAGACATGCCAAACGCGTTGACCGTGATCGCGATGGGCCCGCGCGGTTCAATGTTGCACGCACCTGATGTTTACATGGATAAGCTAGCGATTGGTCCAGGGTACAAGACCGGTGTTGTGACAATGGATATGTCACCTTCAGAGCGCGTTTCAGCATTGGCCGCCGCGAAGGGATGTTCAACAGAAGACATCACAGTTTGCGTTCTGGAACGCCCTCGTCATGAAGATATGATCGCGGAATTGCGCAGCACGGGCGCTGCGATCCGACTGATCACAGACGGTGACGTTGCAGGCGTTATGCACTGCGCCGAAGCGGCCACCACGGGCATTGATATGTACATGGGGTCCGGTGGTGCACCTGAAGGTGTTTTGGCTGCGGCAGCGTTGAAATGCATGGGCGGGCAGATGTTCGGCAAGCTTTTGTTCCGCAATGATGACGAACGCGGCCGCGCGACCAAAGCGGGCATCACAAACTTTGATCGCGTCTACACTCGCGACGACATGGTGACTTCCGATGTTATTTTCGCGGCGACTGGTGTGACCGATGGGTCCCTGTTGGCGGGCATCAAACGTGAGCCAGGATTCCTGACTGCGGAGACGATTTTAATGCGGTCCAAAACAGGGTCTGTACGTCGCATGAGCTATCGCAACCCAGTGTAAACCTGACGGATTGCCCCTGCGGGGAGCGGGGGCGCACCTTCGGTGCGCAAGGAAGTGAGTATTTTTGAGCCAAAGAAGTTCGGGCGTGGCGAATCCCTTTGTTGGCACATATGGTGTTGATTGATGAATGACACACCAAATAACACGCGC
This Octadecabacter temperatus DNA region includes the following protein-coding sequences:
- a CDS encoding Glu/Leu/Phe/Val family dehydrogenase; this translates as MSTSSPVIKEPSFRDSVDIMFNRAVALMDLPPGLEEKIRVCNATYTVRFGVRLRGKIETFTGYRSVHSEHMEPVKGGIRYSLGVNQNEVEALAALMTYKCALVETPFGGSKGGLCIDPRMWEEDELERITRRFAYELAKRDLIHPSQNVPAPDMGTGEREMAWIADQYRRMNTTDINAAACVTGKPTHAGGIQGRVEATGRGVQYALQEFFRHPEDVKIAGLSGTLDGKRVVVQGLGNVGYHAASFLKEEDGCIVTGIIERDGALTDDGGLDVEGVRDWIAKHGGVKDYPNATYVENGAAVLEQKCDILIPAALEGVINLSNAANIKAPLIIEAANGPITAGADDILREKGTVIIPDMYANAGGVTVSYFEWVKNLSHIRFGRMQRRQEEARHELIVGELQRLSEHLGDQWSMTPNFKSKYLRGAGELELVRSGLDDTMRTAYQSMREVWHAREDVHDLRTSAYLVSIEKVAASYKAKGL
- a CDS encoding TadE/TadG family type IV pilus assembly protein, which produces MKNLRSDNTSPRDLFRMLRRDEDGSIIIFSLMMFVLILWFGGMAVDLMRFETTRTKLQGTLDRAVLAAADLDQTLPPAEVCADYFAKAGMSQFLDTCIVDQGINYRVVTAVADAEMPLFFYDLPSVFSSPFSAELSSLTVSGTSTAEERVTDVEVSLVLDVSGSMNSNSRIQNLRPAARDFVTTVLSNNTNAPQGLITISIVPYSAVVNPGTLIEPYLNINRSHDESACLLFDDDEFETTELDLSATYDHVSHFDPSWYSDSNSASDGDNLIKYPWCHVGDHNAIIPHTTNESDLHDAIDDLEPYGNTAIDMGVKWAAALLDPSTNAIISGLAGQAGTGVPAIASPRPEEFGQSDILKVIVVMTDGQNTTQYDLVPTMKWDLSRIWFDRSPSGSGSPIDLEEVDYYSTSVQYAGENTTSRTDDYFYWDISSSTISRSQRYPRGFANRDAYLNSGTIAEYDGIGSGTMYDDNMFNASWSDMMAIRVYNQIDRDWLRRAYIHEYISYNEYKEPEWGIDTGIVNSTEANARLSDICEAARDEGIVIYTVAFEAPSNGQTALRDCASTPSHYFDVQGSDISDAFAAIATNIRNLKLTQ
- a CDS encoding TadE/TadG family type IV pilus assembly protein, whose product is MIFAIKSIARFLRLFRKEEDGSESVEFALIFLPFILIPVSGFELGLLMTRHVMVERGLTMAVREVSLNTGIPFTDTQVKTMICNSAGIIPNCMTNLRLEMRNIDLRYTGTAATNEIPRTASCTDLESPDQAPRNYTNGQANELMIVRACGLFSPMLPEFGLGYFLSRIRGDGYYPLVASTAFVMEPV
- a CDS encoding TadE/TadG family type IV pilus assembly protein, which encodes MLTFIKSKLRRFRREEEGAMVVEAMIMFPTLFACVIATFVFFDAFRNQSINLKAAYTISDALSREDQGITNTFITNTWLVHRFLTNSEALTKLRVTLVKYVDDTDDEVDNGEHIAVWSVEKGGAGTLTDAEVQMMNANNEIPVMPDGETLILVQTWVDYEPNFSIGLGAFTFENTIFTRPRAAANGVCYDHNGVPDGDDICPVGGA
- a CDS encoding NAD(P)-dependent oxidoreductase; translated protein: MKVGFVGLGSVGGKLAGSVLRNGFDLAVHDLDAEAVAGFVARGARDGGSPAQLMDECDVVITCLPSPNACAAVVEAMMPSVTAGKIWLEMSTTDAEELKRHAAAVTERGGFAVDCPVSGGCHRADTGNISIFAGCDRATFEKVLPILTTLGRRVLHTGDVGTASTLKVMTNYLATANLLTVCEAMVTMKAAGMDLATTYEAIKISSGTSFVHETESQVILNGSRDIGFSMGLVKKDIGLFQQIAEDNDVPLEISPMMVKIFEEGINRYGFDAQSDDIIKRLEEATGLDITAPGFPAEMVDDEAEEPGYEVTPPR
- a CDS encoding homoserine dehydrogenase, with the translated sequence MTTPLRLGIAGLGTVGVGVVRIIRKQADLLEARTGRKITISAVSARSKDKDRGVPLADYAWEDDPVALAKRDDVDVFVELMGGDEGPAKDATEAAIRAGKDVVTANKAMLAHHGQELAEAAENAGLVIRYEAAVAGGIPVMKALTEGLAGNEITRVMGVMNGTCNYILTQMQATRQGYNALFDEADKLGYLEADPNLDVGGIDAGHKLALLSSVAFGTQVDFDAVELEGIQAITLEDIDAAADMGFRIKLLGVAQMTGRGLEQRMSPCLVPDQSPLGQLEGGTNMVVIEGDSVGQIVLRGAGAGEGPTASAVMSDIIDIARGLRLNTFGQPATTLRKARPAKAAVPAPYYLRMQLVDKPGALAKVAAVLGDAGVSIDRMRQYGHQDTSAPVLIVTHKVTRTALDEALAAMTNTSVVQGDPVAIRIEDVG
- a CDS encoding MFS transporter, whose product is MNPDVTSNISLYRWSRFLRSLTFWQAVWFLYFQDILSGAQAILLYVVLDVAVTTLEVPSGYMSDRLGRRKTLIASAIVTLIGVTLLGFGSSFATFAAAQILIGAGSAFSSGTDEAMLYESLAATGREDEIEAQEVIAWRYSFIGLALSAVTGGALALLDPRLPFIATGVAMAGLLWVTWRFVEPPRTTDMAEGSELLRLSHLGSNFRNPVLLWFFALTVLMYCFSHLPFVFGQPFILEALNDVGLASSAPLVSGLITALMMGISVAVSLFALQLRNRLGLPLLLLGAFGLQIAISGVMALTESAVVLVFLLLRMVPDALSRPFILGRIQPLLSDDSRATWLSLKSFVGRLVFAVALSAGAVSTTDAGLMPYADIARILTIATLIGMVAIALLALSSRRIAVAAPKVSDC
- the glpX gene encoding class II fructose-bisphosphatase; the protein is MASLDFNDRMLSLGLARVSEAAALASATLIGRGDEKAADQAAVNAMREQLNKLDIEGVVVIGEGERDEAPMLFIGEEVGSGKGPGVDIALDPLEGTTLTAKDMPNALTVIAMGPRGSMLHAPDVYMDKLAIGPGYKTGVVTMDMSPSERVSALAAAKGCSTEDITVCVLERPRHEDMIAELRSTGAAIRLITDGDVAGVMHCAEAATTGIDMYMGSGGAPEGVLAAAALKCMGGQMFGKLLFRNDDERGRATKAGITNFDRVYTRDDMVTSDVIFAATGVTDGSLLAGIKREPGFLTAETILMRSKTGSVRRMSYRNPV